A genomic region of Oncorhynchus mykiss isolate Arlee chromosome 4, USDA_OmykA_1.1, whole genome shotgun sequence contains the following coding sequences:
- the dynlt1 gene encoding dynein light chain Tctex-type 1 (The RefSeq protein has 1 substitution compared to this genomic sequence) produces MDEFQTGEETAFVVDEVSTIIKESVEGAIGGNAYQHSRVNQWTTNVVEQSLSQLSKLGKPFKYIVTCVIMQKNGAGLQTASSCFWDNTTDGSCTVRWGNKSMYCIVSVFGLAI; encoded by the exons ATGGATGAGTTTCAGACTGGAGAAGAG ACTGCCTTTGTCGTTGACGAAGTGAGCACTATCATCAAAGAG TCAGTAGAAGGAGCCATAGGAGGAAATGCCTATCAACATAGCAGAGTGAACCAATGGACCACCAATGTAGTGGAGCAGTCCCTGAGTCAACTTAGCAAACTGGGCAAGCCTTTCAAGTACATTG TGACCTGTGTTATCATGCAGAAAAACGGGGCAGGTCTACAGACAGCCAGCTCATGCTTCTGGGATAACACCACTGATG GAAGCTGTACAGTGAGGTGGGAGAATAAATCCATGTACTGCATCGTCAGTGTCTTCGGCCTGGCCATCTGA
- the gtf2h5 gene encoding general transcription factor IIH subunit 5 — translation MVNVLKGVLVECDPAMKQFLLYLDETSALGKKFIIQDLDDTHVFILAEVVHILQERVGELMDQNSFPITQK, via the exons ATGGTCAACGTACTAAAGGGTGTTCTTGTCGAGTG TGACCCTGCCATGAAGCAGTTCCTACTGTacctagatgagacatctgcccTGGGAAAGAAGTTTATCATCCAGGACCTTGACGACACCCATGTTTTCATTCTGGCTGAGGTGGTCCACATACTCCAGGAGAGAGTTGGGGAGCTAATGGATCAGAACTCCTTCCCCATCACTCAGAAATAA
- the serac1 gene encoding protein SERAC1 — translation MSVAALRLIRCRRLSSTSGPGVKKVLPWRDIRKIAKMTGAVILGGCMFITYEVVSLNKAVRIDTQAIQQEKLKSYIYLSATPSKEQENLGTGLTYKARRELHKAARRFLEVSSRILLRPLDEHLSHMDADPHEVALWVLLKRACSANRTSRLSAVQELAQNHHWHDYQYQTAAQAIDQRTALGLARTSQVDQRFFLTPPVLPWVEDRLSVEDGLRQLLASLPQSEVDQCVQYFTSLALRESTQSLAAQRGGLWCFGGNGLPYAQSLTSVPSEKVESFCLQALVQHSKVQSHCDHIVANGGLQLLQRVYQLRRDSPKIQRNIVRIIGNLALNDSVHQAIVQSGWVPVLAEMMQSPHIIQASHAARALANLDRETVKEKYQDGVYVLHPQCRTSQPIKADVLFVHGLLGAAFKTWRQKDCDPTEEEKAAGVSEDYTECWPKSWLAADCPNLRVLSVEYDTHLSDWRAKCPVENQRMSLAYRSRELLKKLKSAGVGDRPVVWVSHSMGGLLVKKMLLDASRDPDMKELMKNTKGVMFYSVPHHGTFMAEYSVNVRYLLFPSVEVRELCRDSPALRDLNVNFLNMAKDREFNVLSFAETMPTTIGPMIKILVVPTQSADLGIGDLVQVDVDHLNICKPEKKDSFLYKRSLQFIQDALKGYTSH, via the exons ATGTCTGTGGCTGCACTCCGTCTGATACGCTGCAGGAGGCTGAGCAGCACCTCTGGCCCTGGTGTGAAGAAGGTGCTGCCGTGGAGGGACATCA GGAAAATTGCAAAGATGACCGGAGCTGTCATATTGGG GGGTTGCATGTTTATCACATACGAGGTGGTTTCCTTGAACAAGGCGGTACGCATTGACACGCAGGCCATTCAGCAGGAAAAGCTCAAGTCCTACATCTACCTGTCAGCCACGCCCTCTAAAGAGCAGGAGAACCTTGGCACAG GGCTCACATATAAGGCCAGGAGAGAACTTCATAAAGCAGCAAGGAGGTTTCTGGAAGTTTCCTCAAGGATTCTTCTGAGGCCTCTGGATG AGCACCTGAGTCATATGGATGCGGACCCCCATGAGGTGGCGCTGTGGGTCCTGTTGAAGAGGGCTTGTTCAGCCAATAGGACCAGCAGACTTTCAGCTGTACAGGAGCTGGCCCAGAACCACCACTGGCATG ACTACCAGTACCAGACAGCTGCGCAGGCTATAGACCAGAGGACGGCATTGGGTCTGGCCCGCACCTCTCAAGTGGACCAACGCTTCTTCCTGACCCCGCCTGTCCTGCCTTGGGTGGAAGAT AGGTTGTCTGTAGAAGACGGTCTGAGGCAGCTGCTGGCATCtctcccccagtctgaggtggaCCAGTGTGTCCAGTACTTCACCTCACTTGCCCTGAGGGAGAGTACCCAGTCCCTGGCTGCACAGAGG GGGGGTCTGTGGTGTTTTGGTGGGAATGGACTGCCCTATGCCCAAAGCCTCACTTCTGTCCCCTCTGAGAAGGTTGAGTCCTTCTGTCTACAGGCTCTAGTGCAGCACTCCAAG GTCCAGAGTCACTGCGACCACATCGTGGCCAACGGGGGCCTGCAGCTCCTTCAGAGGGTCTACCAGCTCCGCAGAGACTCCCCGAAGATCCAGAGAAACATTGTACGCATCATCGGCAACCTGGCTCTCAACGACAGCGTGCACCAAGCCATAGTACAGTCAG GTTGGGTGCCAGTGCTAGCAGAGATGATGCAGTCTCCACACATCATACAGGCGTCCCATGCTGCTCGGGCTCTGGCCAACCTGGACAGGGAGACGGTCAAGGAGAAGTACCAGGATGGAGTCTACGTGTTACATCCCCAGTGCCGAACCAG CCAGCCAATCAAAGCGGATGTTCTCTTTGTACACGGGCTCCTGGGGGCGGCCTTTAAGACGTGGCGACAGAAGGACTGTGACcctacagaggaggagaaggcagCGGGTGTCAGCGAGGACTACACAGAGTGCTGGCCCAAG TCGTGGTTGGCTGCAGACTGCCCCAACCTGAGGGTTCTATCTGTGGAGTATGACACTCACCTAAGTGACTGGAGAGCCAagtgtcctgttgaaaaccaGAG GATGTCTCTGGCCTATAGGAGTCGAGAGCTGCTGAAGAAGCTAAAGTCTGCAGGAGTAGGAGACAGGCCTGTGGTCTGGGTTTCACATAGCATGGGAG GTTTGCTGGTGAAGAAGATGCTGCTGGATGCGTCGAGGGACCCAGACATGAAAGAACTGATGAAGAACACCAAGGGTGTCATGTTCTACAGTGTGCCCCACCATGGCACCTTCATGGCAGAGTACTCTGTCAACGTCAGatacctcctcttcccctccgtAGAGGTCCGGGAGCTCTGCAGAG ACTCTCCAGCGCTGCGTGACCTGAATGTCAACTTCCTGAACATGGCCAAGGACAGGGAGTTCAATGTGCTGAGCTTTGCAGAGACGATGCCCACCACCATCGGCCCCATGATCAAGATACTGGTGGTTCCAACGCAGTCAGCAG ATCTGGGCATTGGGGACCTGGTCCAGGTGGATGTGGATCACCTCAATATCTGCAAGCCTGAGAAGAAAGACTCGTTCCTCTACAAGCGCAGCCTACAGTTCATCCAGGATGCACTGAAGGGCTACACCAGCCACTGA
- the myct1a gene encoding myc target protein 1 homolog, with translation MAENNTNLFLEILQSFDVVSLIIAFCVSIAVGILLGVLVYVVLTWMSRRRAGSGSITRRPPRPSRTSPRTRPGFNRNSSYDRRSNNSLVSAAFSFHRQASSPDQADPLGRKPSFRASTFHPLLQCSQIAREAEEGSQTTLPRTPTLTTSAGSAHQTAAQAAATPPRPELFWSSSSLRGFHATQTPPPAYESIIRAYQETCT, from the exons ATGGCCGAAAACAACACCAATCTCTTTCTGGAAATACTTCAGTCATTTGATGTTG TCTCCCTGATCATAGCTTTCTGTGTGTCCATTGCGGTGGGAATCCTATTGGGGGTGCTGGTCTATGTTGTCCTGACCTGGATGTCCCGTCGCAGGGCCGGCTCGGGCAGTATCACCCGCCGGCCACCTCGCCCGTCCCGCACCTCCCCGCGCACCCGGCCTGGCTTCAATCGCAACAGCAGCTACGACCGGCGGAGCAACAACAGCCTGGTTAGCGCTGCCTTCAGCTTCCACCGCCAGGCCTCCTCCCCAGACCAGGCTGACCCTTTGGGTCGCAAACCCAGCTTCAGGGCGTCCAcctttcaccctctcctccagtgcAGCCAGATCGCCCGGGAAGCTGAGGAGGGGAGCCAGACCACGTTGCCTCGCACTCCAACCCTGACCACTTCAGCTGGGTCAGCCCACCAAACCGCAGCCCAGGCTGCTGCCACCCCACCCAGGCCCGAGTTGTTCTGGAGCAGTAGTAGTCTGAGGGGGTTCCATGCCACACAGACCCCACCTCCTGCTTATGAGAGCATTATAAGGGCCTACCAGGAGACCTGCACCTGA